Sequence from the bacterium genome:
GATCACATGCGCACCAGGTGCCAGCTCTCGAACCCGCGCGCGCCCATCGAGCACGATCGTGTAGGCCGCAAGGGCATCGGCCACGAAGACGTTGCAGGGGTTGTGGAGGTCGCGCTCGAGCCCGACCAGGTGCTCCATCGCCTCCTTGGCGCTGGCCTCCGCCAGCACGTCCGAGACGAGATGACCCCGGGAGCGGCGTTGCGGATCAGGAGCCTTCGTGGGCCGATTCGTGAGGGCAGCGAACATCCCCGCGTCATTCCATCCCAGCCACGTTCCGCCCTCACGAAGGTCTCGCGGCGCCAGCAGGATCCGCCCCCGGTGCGGGCGCAAACCGGGGCCCTCTGCCGGCCGATCGTGCGCCTCGTCCCGGTTGGCGGCGATCACGAGCGGTGCTTCCGGGAAGCAGCGGTGGAGAACCAAAAGGGTACACATGCAGGGAGGGTCTCTGCCGCGGCCTCGAAGGACGTGAAGCCCCGCGGGCGACTGGCACGAGAAGTCGACAGGATAGCGAAGATCCCCCGGGGGTCAAGTCAGAGGGGGAGTCGTCCGACGGCCCCGAAGGTTCAGGCCCCGACGACCTTGAGCTTGGGGCTTCGCGCGCCCGCTTGCGGTGTTTCGGTTCGGCTGACTCGCCAACCGCGGGCAGCCCGGAGGCGGCTCGCACGCCGCCGCGCCGTACTCCGATTCATCTCGAGCCCGTAGCGCCCCAGCACCGCGGAAAGCTCATCGTAGTTGCTCTCGATCGAGATGCACGCGGATTCGAAGCCTTCGCGGATCGCATCG
This genomic interval carries:
- a CDS encoding NRDE family protein; its protein translation is MCTLLVLHRCFPEAPLVIAANRDEAHDRPAEGPGLRPHRGRILLAPRDLREGGTWLGWNDAGMFAALTNRPTKAPDPQRRSRGHLVSDVLAEASAKEAMEHLVGLERDLHNPCNVFVADALAAYTIVLDGRARVRELAPGAHVIGNADPNDRSHPKVGRLMGELEMVAEGGAEGVTERLAHVLRMHGPRDDTRSPLEATCIHAGPYGTRSSTLFVRGRRRHEDRLLYADGAPCTTNYEDMTPFLGELDRTAGTISGA